The Dehalobacter sp. DCM sequence TCGCCATGTATAGAAGCGCGTTGCCCGCCAAATCCAGCAACCGGTAGACAGTGGCAGGATATACGCCCAATAGTACGCTCAGCGCAACCAACAACACCATAACCAGAGACATGGAAAGCGGTAAGGCCGGTACTCCGGCAGGCAAACCTTGGTCTGGGGAAGCTTCCGGGTTATGATGTTCTTCCCGGTAAAGAAAAATCCGGTATCCGGCCCGCACCAGGCAAGCCAGCGTCAACAAACTGGTGAAAACGGCAATACCTGCTGCCCACCAGTTTTGCACCTGGGCCGCAGCCAGGAAAATCGTAAATTTGCTCCAAAATCCGTTGAGCGGCGGCAAACCGCCTACGGCGAAAGCTCCGATAAAGAAACAGATTGCCGTAAGTGTCCCGTGTTTTTTCCCTTGCAGCTTACTGATGAAAGTGGTACCGCTGGTATAGAGCAGGGCCCCTGTGCATAAAAAGAGCAGCGATTTTAGCAAGGCATGGTTCAGCATGTGATAAATGGCTCCGAAAAATCCTAAATACCCACCAATTCCAAATCCCATCACGATATAACCCATTTGACTGACACTGCTGTAAGCCAGCATCCGCTTCAGATCGTCCTGAATAAATGCGAGGATAATGCCCAAGAGCATGGTCACCGCACCCACCAGGGCTAAAAAGGTTCCCAGCGCGTTGTACTGCGGGTAAAATAGTGTTACGACTCTGGCCACGGCGTAAATCGCAACCTTAATCGTCACTCCCGAAAGAAGGGCGCTGACAGGACTGGGCGACTGAGAATGGGCATCCGGCAGCCAGGCATGGAAAGGCATGATACCTGCCTTAGTGCCAAACCCGATGATGATGAGGCCGCAGGCGATCAAAACAATATTTTTCGGGATATTCCCGGAGACCTTGGCCATTTCCGTTATCAACATGGCCTTGTCTCCCGGCAGGTAAGGTACAGAAGCGGCGTACAAGAGGACTGCGCCCAGGAGAGCCAGAGTGATCCCCACAGAGCACAA is a genomic window containing:
- a CDS encoding complex I subunit 5 family protein, with the protein product MLYESNLLYLLFLIPAVAALLEALSGRRRPEKAGRIAMIAAVLTVVIALAMGKEVLAGKTLTAWDGQLHVDALGSLMSLIVAIVGLAVTVFSYRYMRHDVEAGKTTLKRLPLYFALVLLFISTMAWGGITNNIVMLYVIVEATTLASALLVTFYWKPESLEAGYKYLILCSVGITLALLGAVLLYAASVPYLPGDKAMLITEMAKVSGNIPKNIVLIACGLIIIGFGTKAGIMPFHAWLPDAHSQSPSPVSALLSGVTIKVAIYAVARVVTLFYPQYNALGTFLALVGAVTMLLGIILAFIQDDLKRMLAYSSVSQMGYIVMGFGIGGYLGFFGAIYHMLNHALLKSLLFLCTGALLYTSGTTFISKLQGKKHGTLTAICFFIGAFAVGGLPPLNGFWSKFTIFLAAAQVQNWWAAGIAVFTSLLTLACLVRAGYRIFLYREEHHNPEASPDQGLPAGVPALPLSMSLVMVLLVALSVLLGVYPATVYRLLDLAGNALLYMAIGG